From a region of the Rathayibacter sp. VKM Ac-2804 genome:
- a CDS encoding TetR/AcrR family transcriptional regulator, with product MTPPTPPAATCDAPARPGRRRDPNRDGEILTAALDVLAETGYDGMTIDMVAARAKAGKATLYRRWESKAELVLEAVACLKGADLDQDALPDTGTLRGDLVALIRPRAIEDAERKLRIMSGVVAMISKAPELADAVRQAIVEPRARANRTLLRRAIDRGEIPADVDVDMLAVLTPSMVSYRVLLMREPVDRDYLISLVDNVLLPAVGLRAGVPAA from the coding sequence ATGACGCCGCCCACTCCCCCCGCCGCCACCTGCGACGCCCCGGCACGCCCCGGCCGCCGCCGCGACCCGAACCGCGACGGCGAGATCCTCACCGCCGCCCTCGACGTGCTCGCCGAGACCGGCTACGACGGCATGACGATCGACATGGTCGCCGCCCGCGCGAAGGCCGGCAAGGCCACGCTCTACCGCCGCTGGGAGTCGAAGGCCGAGCTCGTCCTCGAGGCCGTCGCCTGCCTGAAGGGCGCCGACCTCGACCAGGACGCGCTCCCCGACACCGGCACCCTGCGCGGCGACCTGGTCGCCCTGATCCGCCCGCGTGCGATCGAGGACGCCGAGCGCAAGCTCCGGATCATGTCCGGCGTCGTCGCGATGATCTCCAAGGCCCCGGAGCTCGCCGACGCCGTCCGCCAGGCCATCGTGGAGCCGCGCGCCCGCGCCAACCGCACGCTCCTGCGCCGCGCCATCGACCGCGGCGAGATCCCCGCCGACGTCGACGTCGACATGCTCGCCGTCCTGACCCCCTCGATGGTCTCCTACCGCGTGCTCCTGATGCGCGAGCCGGTCGACCGCGACTATTTGATCTCCCTGGTCGACAACGTGCTCCTCCCCGCGGTCGGCCTGCGCGCCGGAGTCCCCGCCGCCTGA
- a CDS encoding LysR family transcriptional regulator yields the protein MPETLDIVHLRTLVAIADCGGFGRAAVALHISQPTVSQHVRTLERRLERTFIEKVGRRTRFTPAGERLLVQARRILAVHDDALELLDAASENPLALGLTEPAAEQLLPRLLETLHRAFDDRPLTFTLDRSTHLAEAVARGVVDLAVILGVGGDLPGRQVATLPLDWYSAPGWQPPEDAPIPLVAYSEPCGMRQRALQQLGAFGHEVRVVAESAGPEGVIAAARAGVGVAVLPTAHRGTVAEGLVVRHDLPALGSVNLRLVSRRGLAPDVEDTALAALAEVFGTVRARPVAVPAGARV from the coding sequence ATGCCCGAGACGCTCGACATCGTCCATCTGCGCACGCTCGTGGCGATCGCCGACTGCGGCGGGTTCGGGCGGGCGGCCGTCGCCCTGCACATCAGCCAGCCGACGGTCTCGCAGCACGTGCGCACCCTCGAGCGGCGGCTCGAGCGCACCTTCATCGAGAAGGTCGGCCGGCGCACTCGGTTCACACCGGCCGGCGAGCGCCTCCTCGTGCAGGCCCGGCGCATCCTCGCCGTGCACGACGACGCGCTGGAGCTGCTCGACGCGGCGAGCGAGAACCCGCTCGCCCTCGGCCTGACCGAGCCGGCCGCGGAGCAGCTGCTGCCGCGCCTGCTCGAGACGCTGCACCGCGCCTTCGACGACCGGCCGCTCACCTTCACGCTCGACCGCTCCACCCACCTGGCGGAGGCGGTGGCCCGCGGTGTCGTCGATCTCGCGGTCATCCTCGGCGTGGGCGGCGACCTGCCGGGCCGCCAGGTCGCGACGCTCCCGCTCGACTGGTACTCGGCACCCGGCTGGCAGCCGCCGGAGGACGCGCCGATCCCGCTCGTCGCCTACTCCGAGCCGTGCGGGATGCGCCAGCGCGCTCTGCAGCAGCTCGGCGCCTTCGGTCACGAGGTGCGGGTGGTCGCCGAGTCGGCCGGGCCGGAGGGCGTGATCGCGGCGGCCCGCGCGGGTGTCGGAGTCGCGGTGCTGCCGACCGCGCACCGCGGCACGGTCGCCGAGGGACTCGTCGTGCGGCACGATCTGCCGGCGCTGGGCTCGGTCAACCTCCGCCTGGTCTCGCGGCGCGGCCTCGCCCCGGACGTGGAGGACACGGCCCTCGCCGCGCTCGCGGAGGTCTTCGGCACGGTGCGGGCACGGCCGGTCGCGGTGCCCGCGGGCGCGCGAGTGTGA
- a CDS encoding ABC transporter substrate-binding protein: MTFHRSRPLRRSGTAAAALALASALALSSCSGASGAGTAADDATPVDGGRLSLAFFPDNAAFSCVDPFQTYWIEHRTVIRNVADSLTDQDPETGEIQPWLATDWSVNDAGTEYTFDLRTDVTFSDGTPFTAESVKTSFDNDKATLGQLPSAYGGVYLAGYSGTEVVDIDTVKVVFSTPNAAFLQGTSTTNLAILAASSYEKTPEERCLGGIVGSGPFTLTGYTPGTGITLDKRDGYAWGSALRENTGEAHLDGIDISYVAEDSVRVGQLTSDEIDIAWPRNPISENDQAVITGSGDTVESRSLPGPASNYYPNVAEGKILSDERVRQAVQKAIDRETYATTVFGAGYPAATSIYNTTTPFYEDEASKLAFDAEGAGELLDEAGWELGDDGYRSKDGRRLTLSVPIVTQFGAGDQLIQDQLKQVGIELELNVITNAQRADVLNSGDYDLISTYYTRADPGVIQWIIDSRYAGSKAQATNGLEAEQAATVQALLDEGVQTVDTAARAEVYGELQDYLIDNALVFPFAERVQLAGVSSAVHGFRFTSEAFGDFADAWIQP; this comes from the coding sequence ATGACGTTCCACCGCTCACGCCCCCTCCGACGATCGGGCACCGCCGCCGCCGCGCTCGCCCTCGCCTCCGCGCTGGCCCTCTCCTCCTGCTCGGGCGCCTCGGGCGCGGGCACTGCCGCCGACGACGCGACCCCGGTCGACGGCGGTCGGCTCTCGCTCGCCTTCTTCCCCGACAACGCCGCGTTCTCCTGCGTCGACCCGTTCCAGACCTACTGGATCGAGCACCGCACCGTGATCCGCAACGTCGCCGACTCGCTCACCGACCAGGACCCGGAGACCGGCGAGATCCAGCCCTGGCTCGCGACCGACTGGAGCGTCAACGACGCGGGCACCGAGTACACCTTCGACCTGCGCACCGACGTCACCTTCTCGGACGGCACGCCCTTCACCGCGGAGAGCGTGAAGACCTCGTTCGACAACGACAAGGCCACCCTCGGGCAGCTGCCCTCGGCCTACGGCGGCGTCTACCTCGCCGGCTACTCCGGCACGGAGGTGGTGGACATCGACACCGTGAAGGTCGTCTTCTCCACACCCAACGCCGCGTTCCTGCAGGGCACCTCGACCACCAACCTGGCGATCCTCGCCGCCTCGTCCTACGAGAAGACGCCCGAGGAGCGCTGCCTCGGCGGGATCGTCGGCTCCGGCCCGTTCACGCTGACCGGCTACACCCCCGGCACCGGCATCACGCTGGACAAGCGCGACGGGTACGCCTGGGGCTCGGCCCTGCGCGAGAACACGGGGGAGGCGCACCTCGACGGGATCGACATCAGCTACGTCGCCGAGGACAGCGTCCGCGTCGGGCAGCTGACCAGCGACGAGATCGACATCGCCTGGCCGCGGAACCCGATCTCGGAGAACGACCAGGCCGTGATCACCGGCTCCGGCGACACCGTCGAGAGCCGCTCGCTGCCGGGCCCCGCGAGCAACTACTACCCGAACGTCGCCGAGGGGAAGATCCTCTCGGACGAGAGGGTGCGGCAGGCCGTGCAGAAGGCGATCGACCGCGAGACCTACGCGACGACGGTCTTCGGCGCCGGTTACCCGGCCGCGACCAGCATCTACAACACGACGACTCCGTTCTACGAAGACGAGGCGTCGAAGCTCGCCTTCGACGCCGAGGGCGCGGGCGAGCTGCTGGACGAGGCGGGCTGGGAGCTCGGCGACGACGGCTACCGCTCGAAGGACGGGCGGCGACTCACGCTGTCGGTGCCGATCGTCACCCAGTTCGGCGCCGGTGATCAGCTGATCCAGGACCAGCTGAAGCAGGTCGGCATCGAGCTCGAGCTGAACGTGATCACCAACGCCCAGCGCGCCGACGTGCTGAACAGCGGCGACTACGACCTGATCTCGACCTACTACACGCGGGCCGACCCGGGCGTGATCCAGTGGATCATCGACTCCCGCTACGCCGGCTCGAAGGCGCAGGCGACGAACGGCCTCGAGGCCGAGCAGGCGGCGACCGTGCAGGCCCTGCTCGACGAGGGCGTGCAGACGGTCGACACCGCGGCCCGCGCCGAGGTCTACGGCGAGCTGCAGGACTACCTGATCGACAACGCACTGGTCTTCCCGTTCGCCGAGCGGGTCCAGCTGGCGGGCGTCTCGTCGGCGGTGCACGGCTTCCGCTTCACCTCGGAGGCGTTCGGCGACTTCGCCGACGCCTGGATCCAGCCGTGA
- a CDS encoding ABC transporter permease produces the protein MTALGSASAPAAAPGIAPGRPGTRSAPSGLGPYLLGRLGQAVLVLWAAYTVTFAVLWLLPSDPLALLLSANNVEVDSLTPQQLAEAQARYGLDQPVWQQYATMLGNALRGDFGTSITKGIPVTDLIAEKLPGTLQLSALAIGLALIGGTVLAYLAAYVRWAPLKTVLGRLPSAGVAFPGFWIGLLLIQFFAFSLHLLPSTGSATPASLILPAVTMAIPTSAMLAQVLIRSFADVEAEAYITTARAKGLSRGAVQWRHAFRNASLPTLTILGILAGNTVTGAIVAETIFARQGIGTLAQESVLTQDVPVVQAIVVLAAVVFVGINLLVDLLYPLLDPRITSTPKASRP, from the coding sequence GTGACCGCGCTCGGCTCGGCCTCGGCCCCGGCGGCGGCACCGGGGATCGCACCGGGGAGGCCGGGCACCCGCTCGGCCCCCTCGGGCCTCGGCCCCTACCTCCTCGGCCGGCTCGGCCAGGCGGTGCTGGTGCTCTGGGCCGCGTACACCGTGACCTTCGCGGTGCTCTGGCTGCTGCCGAGCGATCCGCTGGCGCTCCTGCTCTCGGCCAACAACGTCGAGGTGGATTCGCTCACCCCGCAGCAGCTCGCCGAGGCCCAGGCGCGCTACGGCCTGGACCAGCCGGTCTGGCAGCAGTACGCGACGATGCTCGGCAATGCGCTGCGGGGCGACTTCGGCACCTCGATCACCAAGGGGATCCCGGTCACCGACCTGATCGCCGAGAAGCTGCCCGGCACCCTGCAGCTCAGCGCCCTGGCGATCGGCCTCGCGCTGATCGGCGGCACGGTGCTCGCCTACCTGGCGGCGTACGTCCGCTGGGCGCCGCTGAAGACGGTGCTCGGCCGGCTGCCCTCCGCGGGTGTGGCGTTCCCCGGCTTCTGGATCGGCCTGCTGCTCATCCAGTTCTTCGCCTTCTCGCTGCACCTGCTGCCCTCCACCGGCAGCGCGACCCCGGCGAGCCTGATCCTGCCCGCGGTGACCATGGCGATCCCGACCTCGGCGATGCTCGCCCAGGTGCTGATCCGCAGCTTCGCCGACGTCGAGGCGGAGGCGTACATCACGACGGCCCGCGCCAAGGGCCTCTCCCGCGGCGCGGTGCAGTGGCGGCACGCCTTCCGCAACGCCTCGCTGCCGACGCTGACGATCCTCGGGATCCTGGCCGGAAACACCGTCACGGGAGCGATCGTCGCCGAGACGATCTTCGCCCGGCAGGGCATCGGCACGCTCGCCCAGGAGTCGGTGCTCACCCAGGACGTGCCGGTCGTCCAGGCGATCGTCGTGCTGGCCGCCGTCGTGTTCGTCGGCATCAACCTCCTGGTCGACCTGCTCTACCCCCTCCTCGATCCGCGCATCACCTCGACACCGAAGGCGAGCCGACCATGA
- a CDS encoding MFS transporter: MSQTTSLPDSAAPAVPAPSSRRWWTLVAVGLAQLMVVLDSTVVNIALPAAQADLGFSDGDRQWVVTAYSLAFGSLLLLGGRLSDLIGRKRTFIIGLIGFAIASALGGAAPNFELLIAARALQGVFGALLAPTALAVLTTTFTVPKERARAFGVFGAIAGAGGAVGLLLGGVLTESFDWRWNLYINVVIAVVAVIGAIVFVPTIDRVGPRPRLDVPGTILVSAALFGLVFGFANAETDGWDSPMTWVPLAAAVVLLVGFVLRQRSTEHPLLPLQIVLDRDRGAAYLSVLIAGAGMFGIFLFVTYYLQVSLGYSPIQTGLSFLPMIGMLVLAAQLSTNLLLPRFGPKIMVTFGMLLGVVGMLLLTRLDLDSGYAADVLPALMVLGFAMGSIMPGSMQTATRGVDMRFAGVASAMVNTSQQVGGSIGTALLNTLAATAVTDYLLTHTPTTAITAAEAAVQSYAVAYGWGAGFFALGAVLSVLLFRRRSAGLAVSSGASAEPVLAH, from the coding sequence ATGTCGCAGACCACATCACTGCCGGACTCCGCCGCCCCCGCGGTTCCGGCCCCGTCCTCCCGCCGCTGGTGGACGCTCGTCGCCGTCGGGCTCGCCCAGCTCATGGTCGTCCTCGACTCCACCGTCGTGAACATCGCCCTCCCCGCCGCCCAGGCCGACCTCGGCTTCTCGGACGGCGACCGCCAGTGGGTCGTCACCGCCTACTCGCTCGCCTTCGGCAGCCTCCTGCTGCTCGGCGGGCGCCTCTCCGACCTGATCGGCCGCAAGCGCACGTTCATCATCGGCCTGATCGGGTTCGCCATCGCCTCCGCGCTCGGCGGTGCCGCCCCCAACTTCGAGCTGCTCATCGCCGCCCGCGCGCTCCAGGGCGTGTTCGGCGCCCTCCTCGCGCCGACCGCCCTCGCCGTGCTCACCACCACGTTCACCGTCCCGAAGGAGCGGGCGCGCGCGTTCGGCGTCTTCGGCGCGATCGCCGGGGCCGGCGGTGCGGTCGGCCTCCTGCTCGGCGGCGTGCTGACCGAGAGCTTCGACTGGCGCTGGAACCTCTACATCAACGTCGTGATCGCGGTCGTCGCGGTCATCGGCGCCATCGTCTTCGTGCCGACGATCGACCGGGTCGGCCCGCGCCCGCGGCTCGACGTGCCCGGGACGATCCTCGTCTCGGCCGCCCTCTTCGGCCTGGTCTTCGGCTTCGCCAACGCGGAGACCGACGGCTGGGACTCGCCGATGACCTGGGTGCCGCTCGCCGCGGCCGTCGTGCTCCTCGTCGGCTTCGTCCTCCGCCAGCGCAGCACCGAGCACCCGCTGCTGCCGCTGCAGATCGTGCTCGACCGCGACCGCGGCGCCGCGTACCTCTCGGTGCTGATCGCCGGCGCGGGGATGTTCGGGATCTTCCTCTTCGTCACCTACTACCTGCAGGTCTCGCTCGGCTACTCGCCGATCCAGACCGGGCTGTCGTTCCTGCCGATGATCGGGATGCTCGTGCTCGCCGCGCAGCTCTCGACCAACCTGCTCCTGCCGCGCTTCGGCCCGAAGATCATGGTGACCTTCGGCATGCTGCTCGGCGTGGTCGGCATGCTGCTGCTCACCCGCCTCGACCTCGACAGCGGCTACGCGGCCGACGTGCTGCCGGCGCTGATGGTGCTCGGCTTCGCGATGGGCTCGATCATGCCCGGCTCGATGCAGACCGCCACCCGCGGAGTCGACATGCGCTTCGCCGGCGTCGCCTCGGCGATGGTCAACACCAGCCAGCAGGTCGGCGGCTCGATCGGCACCGCGCTGCTGAACACGCTCGCGGCCACGGCGGTCACCGACTACCTCCTCACGCACACCCCGACCACGGCGATCACCGCGGCGGAGGCGGCGGTGCAGAGCTATGCGGTCGCCTACGGCTGGGGAGCGGGCTTCTTCGCCCTCGGCGCGGTGCTCTCGGTGCTGCTGTTCCGCCGCCGCTCGGCGGGCCTGGCGGTCTCGTCCGGAGCGTCCGCGGAGCCGGTGCTCGCGCACTGA
- a CDS encoding LLM class flavin-dependent oxidoreductase: MTVEFISAINVNHSNEVNGLADPAIDVAYLRRYSRILEDGGFDYTLVPYGSAGHDPFTIAAAVTQYTEHLKPIVALRPNTVYPTVAAKALATLDQLSGGRAVVHFIAGGNDHEQAREGDRLSKAERYARQEEYLRILRKVWSATEPFDHAGEYYRFEDFVSRVRPVRGTIPISVGGSSDEAYRQGGALADVFGLWGEPLADTQQQIDRIADAALAAGRTDTPRTWVTFRPIIAPTEELAWEKAHRILGILQSRGGTTNPRKGEKGLWVQTPSATGPANVGSQRLLDIARRKDLHDRALWTPTATATGAAGASTALVGTPETVAAAILDYVDLGADLISIRGYDNLNDAVDYGRYVIPLVREELAHREATGHRGEIVAQPPLEAELAGAIA, from the coding sequence ATGACCGTCGAGTTCATCTCCGCGATCAACGTCAACCACTCGAACGAGGTCAACGGCCTCGCCGATCCGGCCATCGACGTCGCCTATCTGCGCCGCTACTCCCGGATCCTCGAGGACGGCGGCTTCGACTACACGCTGGTGCCCTACGGCTCGGCCGGGCACGACCCGTTCACCATCGCAGCCGCGGTCACCCAGTACACCGAGCACCTGAAGCCGATCGTCGCGCTCCGGCCCAACACGGTCTACCCGACCGTCGCGGCGAAGGCGCTCGCCACCCTCGACCAGCTCTCGGGCGGCCGGGCCGTCGTGCACTTCATCGCAGGGGGGAACGACCACGAGCAGGCCCGCGAGGGCGACCGGCTGAGCAAGGCCGAGCGCTACGCCCGGCAGGAGGAGTACCTCCGCATCCTCCGGAAGGTCTGGTCGGCGACCGAGCCGTTCGACCACGCGGGCGAGTACTACCGCTTCGAGGACTTCGTCTCGCGGGTGCGGCCGGTGCGCGGCACCATCCCGATCTCGGTCGGCGGCTCGAGCGACGAGGCCTACCGCCAGGGCGGCGCGCTCGCGGACGTCTTCGGCCTGTGGGGCGAGCCGCTGGCCGACACCCAGCAGCAGATCGACCGGATCGCGGACGCGGCGCTCGCCGCGGGCCGCACCGACACCCCGCGCACCTGGGTCACCTTCCGGCCGATCATCGCGCCGACCGAGGAGCTCGCCTGGGAGAAGGCGCACCGGATCCTCGGCATCCTGCAGAGCCGAGGCGGCACGACGAACCCGCGCAAGGGCGAGAAGGGGCTCTGGGTGCAGACGCCGAGCGCCACCGGCCCGGCGAACGTCGGCTCGCAGCGCCTGCTCGACATCGCGCGGCGGAAGGACCTGCACGACCGCGCGCTCTGGACGCCGACCGCGACCGCCACCGGGGCGGCCGGCGCGTCCACCGCGCTCGTCGGCACGCCGGAGACGGTCGCCGCGGCGATCCTCGACTACGTCGACCTCGGCGCCGACCTGATCTCGATCCGCGGCTACGACAACCTGAACGACGCGGTCGACTACGGCCGGTACGTCATCCCGCTGGTCCGCGAGGAGCTCGCGCACCGCGAGGCGACCGGGCACCGCGGCGAGATCGTCGCGCAGCCGCCGCTCGAGGCCGAGCTCGCCGGGGCGATCGCGTGA
- a CDS encoding ABC transporter permease encodes MTLELTRPEALVAPEPLTRAAHGRGARRARILRLLLRRPGFVLALVFVLFVLASAIAPALFTGVDPTATAPTDKLQAPSLAHLFGTDELGRDLFARVLHGGALTVQATVIALAIALVGGLTLGVVSGSAGGVVDAVIMRIVDVLLAIPGLLLALAIVTAIGFGTLPVALAVGIGILPGFARTTRAEVLRVRTLPYVEAARTGGASRLRVLVRHVLPNSWGPVAVLAVLDLGTAIIAIAALSFLGFGAAPPAAEWGTLISSGRNYLVTSPWLSLLPGLFVGLLVFALNHVAKSLEEVQR; translated from the coding sequence ATGACTCTCGAACTCACCCGGCCCGAGGCGCTCGTCGCCCCCGAGCCGCTCACCCGCGCGGCGCACGGCCGGGGCGCCCGCCGCGCGCGGATCCTCCGCCTGCTGCTGCGCCGCCCGGGCTTCGTCCTGGCGCTGGTCTTCGTGCTCTTCGTGCTGGCCTCGGCGATCGCTCCCGCGCTCTTCACCGGCGTCGACCCGACCGCGACCGCGCCGACCGACAAGCTGCAGGCGCCGAGCCTCGCGCACCTCTTCGGCACCGACGAACTGGGCCGCGACCTCTTCGCGCGGGTCCTGCACGGCGGCGCGCTGACGGTGCAGGCGACGGTGATCGCCCTCGCGATCGCCCTGGTCGGCGGGCTGACCCTCGGCGTGGTCTCCGGCTCCGCGGGCGGAGTCGTGGACGCGGTGATCATGCGGATCGTGGATGTGCTGCTCGCGATCCCCGGGCTGCTGCTCGCCCTGGCGATCGTGACGGCGATCGGCTTCGGCACGCTGCCGGTGGCGCTCGCCGTGGGCATCGGCATCCTGCCCGGCTTCGCGCGCACCACCCGCGCCGAGGTGCTCCGGGTGCGCACGCTGCCCTACGTCGAGGCCGCGCGCACCGGAGGGGCGAGCCGGCTGCGCGTGCTCGTGCGGCACGTGCTGCCCAACTCCTGGGGGCCGGTCGCCGTGCTGGCCGTGCTCGATCTCGGCACCGCGATCATCGCGATCGCCGCGCTGAGCTTCCTCGGCTTCGGCGCGGCGCCGCCCGCAGCGGAGTGGGGGACGCTGATCTCCAGCGGCCGCAACTACCTCGTCACGAGCCCGTGGCTGTCGCTGCTGCCGGGGCTCTTCGTCGGGCTGCTCGTCTTCGCGCTCAACCACGTGGCCAAGAGCCTCGAGGAGGTGCAGCGATGA
- a CDS encoding acyl-CoA dehydrogenase family protein — protein sequence MTLLTGAPATVLPAPVLPAPDLSDRALARVTARLAETAEHYDRTAEFPWQGIHAVHEAGLLSLGVGTRYGGTPASTVDLVRVFGALGQGDPAVALISAMTVLQHAAQDRAALWPEALYRSVLADSAERPVLLNAVRAEPEWGAPARGGLPATTIRRDGDGWLLEGRKGFATGSEGLAYHLVWAVDHGGASGEPELAHAIVPGDAPGVRIERTWDHLGQRASSTHDVVYEQVRLPLEHFRGTPRSQLAPEAGAAGGFGLAVAALYVGVGRAAQSFFVRFANERVPTSLGRPIATTERIRSVAGEIQAQLVQAEEVLLSLAARVDAGDPRAAERLVVGKLLATRSAVTAVETAVAALGNPGLTRHHPIERHLRDVLASRVHPPQDDAALLTAGTRSLAAAAL from the coding sequence GTGACGCTGCTCACGGGAGCGCCCGCCACGGTGCTCCCCGCGCCCGTCCTGCCCGCGCCCGACCTCTCCGACCGCGCGCTGGCCCGGGTCACCGCCCGCCTGGCCGAGACCGCCGAGCACTACGACCGCACCGCCGAGTTCCCCTGGCAGGGGATCCATGCCGTGCACGAGGCGGGACTGCTCTCCCTCGGAGTCGGCACGCGCTACGGCGGCACGCCCGCCTCCACCGTCGACCTCGTCCGCGTCTTCGGCGCGCTCGGCCAGGGCGACCCGGCGGTCGCGCTGATCTCGGCGATGACCGTGCTGCAGCACGCCGCACAGGACCGCGCCGCGCTGTGGCCCGAGGCGCTCTACCGCTCGGTGCTCGCCGACTCCGCCGAGCGCCCCGTGCTGCTCAACGCGGTGCGCGCCGAGCCCGAGTGGGGCGCTCCGGCCCGGGGCGGCCTGCCCGCCACGACGATCCGCCGCGACGGCGACGGGTGGCTGCTCGAGGGCCGCAAGGGCTTCGCCACCGGCTCGGAGGGGCTCGCGTACCACCTGGTCTGGGCGGTCGATCACGGCGGGGCGTCGGGCGAGCCCGAGCTCGCGCACGCGATCGTGCCCGGCGACGCCCCCGGCGTCCGGATCGAGCGGACCTGGGACCACCTGGGCCAGCGGGCCTCGAGCACGCACGACGTGGTCTACGAGCAGGTCCGCCTGCCGCTCGAGCACTTCCGCGGCACGCCCCGCTCGCAGCTCGCGCCCGAGGCCGGGGCGGCCGGCGGCTTCGGCCTCGCCGTCGCGGCGCTCTACGTCGGTGTCGGGCGGGCGGCGCAGAGCTTCTTCGTGCGCTTCGCGAACGAGCGGGTCCCGACCTCGCTCGGCCGGCCGATCGCCACCACGGAGCGGATCCGCTCGGTCGCCGGCGAGATCCAGGCGCAGCTGGTGCAGGCCGAGGAGGTGCTGCTCTCGCTGGCCGCGCGGGTGGACGCGGGCGATCCGCGCGCCGCCGAGCGCCTCGTCGTCGGCAAGCTGCTCGCCACCCGCTCGGCCGTCACCGCGGTCGAGACGGCCGTCGCCGCGCTCGGCAACCCCGGACTCACCCGGCACCACCCGATCGAGCGGCACCTCCGCGACGTCCTCGCCTCCCGGGTGCACCCGCCGCAGGACGACGCCGCCCTCCTGACCGCCGGCACGCGCTCACTCGCTGCCGCCGCGCTCTGA